A window of Rhizoctonia solani chromosome 5, complete sequence genomic DNA:
AAATAGCCGTCAAAACGGGCATCACGCGCTCGGCCTCGGGAGGGATAGGCATATAAGTAGGACGAGGCAGTTTCGCAACTCCGTACTGTACCGCAGCTTGATTCGTGAGCGTAAACGTggctttcttcttcttgttaACAGACAGGACGACGGAAGCGAGCTCCGGTTCGACGGGGCGCAAAACGAGTTCGCCGGCACCGCCTGCAAACGCCCGGGCCCATGCGTCGCTTGGTTTGGCAGCATCGACAAACTGCTGTGTGACATATATATCGAGCGCTTGCTCAGGACCGTATGCCACCTGACGACCGTAATAGACCGTAGTAGCTTTGAGAGCCAGCGTGTCGGCATCTTTCAGACGCGACACGAACGGTTCGACCAAATCGACTTCGAGAGTGCCAAGAGAAGGGTTGTCCTTGCTAGGAATATCGCTCGTGTGGATAGAAAACTGGCTACCAGGGGTGATGCCCTGGGCAACCCCAGACTGAAGATAAAAGTCTTTGCCCTTTGCTTTGATTAGGATCATAGATACGCTAGCGCCTTGAACCTTGGCATTGAAAAAGATGCGGTTCATGTGCTTGCCCTCGCAGACGGGATTCTGTGGCCTTGAATGACCGTCAATCAATGAGGCCGAGTGACGGAAGTCGGAATTATACTTACTGCCTTGTGCGCAGGGGAGGAAGACGCTGCATGCATGCTCTGTATGTCAGACTGTCTATCTGGACGCTTCGCAGCAGCTTGAGCAGTGCGCTGGAAAAGTATCCGTGCTTCTCTTCCCCATTCTCGAACGCAACTTCGGCATGGCCGCATGCAGCCAAAATGACGTGAGAACCCATGTCCTCAAAGGACAATCCGAGTGAAGCTGGGTCAACCACATCTCGAGACCCCTCGAGAGCCTTTTTAATTATGTCCTTGTCTGGTGAGGCGGGGAGTTTGGGAAGCTTGGACTTGTCGATGAATCGGGCATCGTCTATTTCATCACGAGTTCCACCGGCAGAGTGACAACAGTCGAAGATCAAAGTCtatacaaaacagtgagtgATTTGCAGGGAGATGTGAGTGAGAATAACTCACGATATTGTTACCCTTTTCCTGGGCAATTCGATGGATCAGAGTGCCTAGAGTAAAATCAGGGATGGGTACAATTCCGGCGTCGGTGCTAGTGTCCTGGGGAATGATGCACTGGACCTTTGGACCATTGGCAGCTCGATCTGGTGGTGGATCGATTTCACTGCCGTGGCCTGCGTAGTAAATGACGATCGGATCATCGCGATCTATTCCATTATTTTCGTCGGCGAGATCCTGAAAAGCCTTGATTATATTTGCTCGTGTGGCCTCCTCATCGAGAATAACCTTTATCTGTTCCTCGGGTACAAGCAAGTCGTTCGTGAGATATTCCTTGAAGGACAATGCATCGGGCACAGCTGCGGCCAAGTGCACGTTGGCTACATATTTGTTTATGCCAATGATTAGTGCGTGAAGGAGCGGCTTGTCGCTGATTGCTGCTTAGTCAGAACGCCAGGGGGGGGGCAACATCGCATTTTGGACACACCTGGTAGATTTAGTGACGACATGAACTTGGTGAGCCTGTTCAGTAGCCTGCAATCCAGCCCCTCCGCCAGCCTTCTCGCATCTCGCATTACGGTCAGGATACTTTGAATTATAGGGTAGAAATGTAACACCGAACTTACAATCTCTGAACAATTTCTTTGGGATCGCCCTGAGTAGTAGGCAAGATCATCGTGCGGGTTTCAAGAGGGCAAAGGTGGTCGCGAATATCGAAAGACCTTAGCTTTATCGCAAATCACGATTGTAGATTCGGAAGCCCCACAGAAGTTGCCGTCACCTGTCCTGTTTCTCCTCGGTCGGGATAGCCACAGGGATCTTCATTTCACGGATCGATGGGGAGCCACTATTATTCACCACCGAGTTGAAAATAAAGTTCAATCCGTCCCCGAAAATCGATCTTCGGCATGCCCTCTCTCATCAATTACTGGATCGAGCGAGTGCCTCGTTGCAGGGGCAAGAAGAGAAAGGTCCCCGATGTAGGGGTATGCCTGGACCCACTCCATGGCATGACGCATGTATCCAATCATCTCTTCGGTGGTTGATTTCCCCCAAGTGAGGGATAGGCTCGATTACGTAGTTCGGGAAGCACCTTCCTATCATGCTCTTATCCGGCTCCGACGACCCTCCGGACGTGCCGTATGATAGATTGAATCCGAACTCGCTTGGAGATATTTTGTCTCAACGGAGAGGAGAATGAGCGCCAGGATTTGGGGTTTCGCCGTTCCCATGTTTAGCGATGGGGGCTAGAGTAGAAGTGTCACGGAACTTGATGCCGTCAGAAGGGGGCGGCCGTGATAAGTATACATGATTGCGGTCGATGATACACAGGAAATCATATGGTTTGCCGCAGCACCAGCATGATTCCGGGTTGGCACCTAGATCATTATCTGACTTGGTCACAACAGGTCAATGCGCCTGTCCTATTCAAGTATGAGCCTAGATACGCGTTTAGCCCGTCTTCACGATCAATGATACTCGCAGTATCCCTCGATTTGTTCTGACAAACGGAAACGTCGTACGCTAGGCTCGCGTATGCCATCGTATTacgatatatgcgcatattaTGTGCATCTCAACATAAAAACGAACGATAAAGATGATCATGGCCCATTTGTTGAACTCGAACATGTAATTACAACCAATTATGAAAGTTCTGATTCATTTGTCTCGTGCAAGGTTAGAGACTCCACGTTTGGGAGATGTGACTGCTCAACCTGCATATACAAATCAACATCCCAAAGCTAGGGATGCAAGATATTGATAACTCACTGATTGTAGCGTAGTTTCATTTCTCGTAGCAGAACTAGTCCTTGGTACATATTCACCCATGACCTGTGGGCACAGGGCGAGGCGCCAGTCAGACACTACTACTGCATATTTCCTGCCAACGCAGTTTAGACGGGCAATTTATTAGGAACACTCACCTGAGTATCAGTCGTGCCTTGTGCCGGTTGCTCAAGTTCGTTCTGGACGCGGTTTCCGTACTCCTTAAGCATGATCCCAACAAGAGTTCTGAGCTACACAAGACGATTAGTCAACGAACAAGACTTTGTGTCCGACTTGCCTGTGCCAGTTGATGCGAATTAAGATTCCCCGTTTTGGCAAGCGCGAGCTTTCTCTGGACCTGCGTGCTCGGCCAACTGTGAGAGCTCGGCGAACTTCGCCTGGTATGAGGCGAGGTGTTCTGGTATTGCTCTCGAGGACGCTGGCGACATGACGGGATGGTCCGGCATGGGTAGACGTCTTTGAAGTTCAGGTTAAGGTTCACGACGGATCGTCAATTAGGGTAGTTTTTTACCAGGAATCTGCCGCGAGAAAGGAAGCGCTAAAGTATTTCTGGTGGGTTTGGATTAGAATAGTGTTAGGTGAGAAATACCAAGGTATTTAACAATATGAGAAACCAATTTTTGTCTGTGGCTTGATATTAATCTAAATCGAGAAACGAATGTAAAATCAAGGTGCACCAGTACACGCTCAAGTTGTTGGTTGAGGTCGGAAGACCCAAGCGTACATATCATATCGGATCAGAACATTGAACAACAATAATGCGCTGAACATGTTTATCAGATAACTGTATTTTAAATTTTATATATGCTTGACTGAAGATCACAATATTTGGTCAAACAGTCACTAAAATTCATGCATTTATTTAAATGCGATTACATTTCCGCTTATGTTCCTTCCAATCCCTCCTCTGGCACTCGGCTGAGCAATATCTCGCACGCTGACACCGTCCACATGCGCTAAGCGGCACACCACTCTTCGCACACGCCCAACATCCATTCAGCGGGGCAGTAACTGGAGGGGGCCGCCCATACCCGGTATCTTTGAATACTTCTCCTCCCACAATCTCCAGATAAGGAACGGAGAAAATGGGTGATACGCCTGCACGAGTCGCATAAGGCAGAAGTTGCTGCCATTTGGGTGCTTCAGGAGGGATCCATTCTTTACCTTCAAACCCGATACCATTCCCGCAAGCACAAATCGAATCCTCGCCGTCTTGAAGCGATATCGGGGCTTGTCCGGCCGCCTGATATTCGCACTCGGGCTTGTGGGTCCAAGTTCGAACACGCTCTATACAGGCTGCCAAATACTGCTTCCATGCCCCCATTTCACCATGCTGTACGTCGACGCTCATGATTAACACACCCGACTCGCCTATTGGGTCGAGAAGTGGCAGAACCATGGACTTGTTCTCGTTGGTAACAGGTATAACGGCCGTGTCGAGTACGATCGTGCCTCCAGAAGAGTCTGATCTCATCCCGCCTACGAGCAGAACCATCTGAACTCCCGAGCCCACCGGCCGAAGAGCAAAGACCTCAAAAGGCGGCCCTCGGAACTTGAAACCGATATAATCATGGATAAGAATGTTGATTCCGACTTTGAGTGCATGAATGTGGTCGCGAGGAACGTAGTTAGGGTCGAACATAATCTTACGCTCGCGATCGGAATGCTGTAAAGCCATGTGGGGAAGGATATACGTCTCCATAGCCTCAGTATCAGAGAGTTCGATCAACGGAAGTTTGTCGAGCGGAATATGATGTACGTTCCAAGGTCTGGGCGGATTCGAGAGGATGGGGAAAGGACTAGGCGGGTAGCCTCCCGCGTACCATGGTTGGTATGGAGTCGTAACCGCCTACGAGATATAAAAACACTCTGGGCCGTAATTGGTTAAGAACTTACTTCTATGTAAGAAGATTTTCTCGCAATCCTAAGTCTGATATCCGACTCCTTTGCAGGAAATGGGATGCTGACCGCATGTGTGTAGTCACCAATTGATAGGCGTAACCTACATGGCCCTTCGAGTTGCATGGAAACCTTCGCTCCTCCTGCAAGGGAAATCTTTTCTTCAGGATCCGTAACATCAAGCCGGGCTACGATATCCTTTATATACCACCTGTCGCCCCGCCAATACGACGTACATTCGCAAGTTGCGTTGCTAGATGGAGGTGGCGGAGCAGGGAGAAGAGGTAGTGATTGCTTAAAAGGAGCTTGCATAGGCCGAGAGCGAAGAACGAGCACATGCTTTTGATCCTTAACTTGAGCTTTGAAGATATCCAGATCATGACCGAGACTCCTGTGGTATAAACGGTGACTCAAGGAAGTGTACCTGAAAGCCAGACTAACAGTGGTCTCATTCCCTGCAATCAGCGCGGACGAGATCCAAAACGAAACGATCATATCGGAGGAGCCGTTGGTCTCTTGTCCAGATCTGTCCGGTTCGATACTGTATGCGTCTTCCGAAGGCACAAGGGTTCCCCATACTGCATGTAGTGACGAAAACATTTGCGGCTTGTTATCGTTGGCGGACTTCCGGATAATGCAAGTCAAACGCGGTTGGATCGATTCACCATAGTCCTTGAGCACCTTCAACTCATTAGCTGACGCCGGGATCTTCAGTACCAGGCAGACGACAGGAGGAACTTCGCTCCACCCTGCGAATATACCAACGGGAGTCGGTGGATTCGGGAGGGGAAGGAAATCACATAGTTGGAATTGAAGTTTGAGATCTTCTAAATGTCGGTCGTCTTGATAGGTAAGTTTGTTACCTTGAACCAGGTGTATGATTCTGTTAGCAACGTCCTCCCACATTCCGCCAACCAGATGAATTTGGCCTCTAGACTGCACGTGTCGAACAATGCGTGCCACTGTTTCCCGGTTATAAGGCAATTGGGACCAAACGCGCAATCTGGAGAGGGGGACAGGTTCGAAGTACTCGGGACTATCGTCAAAGAAATGCATTCCCCGATAAATGTAAAAGAGTGCGTCTGCAATATCTGTGACGCTAAACTTTACTCCAAGAGGAACCGATGGAGGGCATGGATCTGCAGACACCCAGGCAACACGCTGTTCatgttcttcttcatcaaatatATTTATTTCGTGAGAGTTGGATTGGCTTTGGAATTCGGAAATAAATGCACGAGGAACAAGGCCGCTGATCAGGCTGAAAGTCGGGAGATCCGAGCAGATGCGTTCATAAAATGTGATGGGGGCGTATTGATCAGAAGGGGTGTGTGCTTCGGTGTAGAGAATGCTACTGGTTGAGGCAAGCAGCGGTTGAATAGCAATAATTAGATTCCAGAGCCCGTGGGTATCAATAAAGCGCGTAGCATCAATGATTTCGAATTGTCGTGGAGGAGATAAAGAAAAGTGATGGGTCAAgtcgattggtttggcgtcccAAGGGTCGATATACTGTGGGATTAATTCTGAGCTAGATTGTAGAGCAAGGGAAAAACACAGTGGGTCGCCAGTATAGAATCGGAGAGTAAGTTTCTCAGTACGAAGCGACACCTGGAAAGACTCGCATGCTAGCTTAAACTGCTGCCTGGCTTTATCTAGGCACGTCGGTAATTTCTTTCTTGGGTCACGTTTGTCAGGTAGGAACGCCTCCACCAAGTGGAATACCTCTGGAAACGAAGTAGAGTAAACAGACCACTCCTCGTTCTTGCCCGAGTATATCCATGCTGGATTCAGCCTATCCTCGTTGCTGGATGGCTTATTCGTAGTACCTGTACGCCAGAAACGCTTGAACTCGTCTGATACCTCAATTGCAGATTGGGGCCACACCAGTGTGGTCGAGCGCGAAACGCGTATGTTCTGATCAGATCCTGTACTCTTAAGCATTGCACTGGCGAGcttgctttgctttgctttgATATCTTGTAGCATTTGATTAGGAAGTTCTGGAAAGTTGGCATACTTTGTCCAAATATTGTGAATTTTGTCTAGAGTATCCTGATTGACAATTTTGATAAGAGATGAGTAGGGAGACTGAGACCAAGCGCTCAGTGCTACTGAGGCATCAGCCAATTTGCGTGAATGAGCCGTCAAAAGAGCCGAGGTAGATTCGTCAATCTTGAAATGATAGTATATGTTCCATATTTGTTCGACTGCTGCTTTCTCATAAAGCAGAGTAAAGAACAGAATGTTGCGGGCTATTTAATTACTTGGTCAGAGCCAGAAACCACCACCGAAATGAGACTTCCAACCTATAACGGCTGGCTCCTTTTCGCTGCATGTTATGTCTATCTTGCGAGGGTCTGGTTCCATTGGTCACGAGATAAGAATAGAACCAGCAAGGGATCACGCACCAGGCCCAACAAACACGTCTGCGTACAAAGTGTAGAGAATATTGTACACATCGTTACACTCAAGAATTAAGATGTCGACATTAGACTGATCGGGGCTAAGGTCTTGGGTTAGGCTTATGGTGGG
This region includes:
- a CDS encoding metacaspase protein gives rise to the protein MAFPLCWTSPASPFKPLGGSPTISLTQDLSPDQSNVDILILECNDVYNILYTLYADVFVGPDPRKIDITCSEKEPAVIARNILFFTLLYEKAAVEQIWNIYYHFKIDESTSALLTAHSRKLADASVALSAWSQSPYSSLIKIVNQDTLDKIHNIWTKYANFPELPNQMLQDIKAKQSKLASAMLKSTGSDQNIRVSRSTTLVWPQSAIEVSDEFKRFWRTGTTNKPSSNEDRLNPAWIYSGKNEEWSVYSTSFPEVFHLVEAFLPDKRDPRKKLPTCLDKARQQFKLACESFQVSLRTEKLTLRFYTGDPLCFSLALQSSSELIPQYIDPWDAKPIDLTHHFSLSPPRQFEIIDATRFIDTHGLWNLIIAIQPLLASTSSILYTEAHTPSDQYAPITFYERICSDLPTFSLISGLVPRAFISEFQSQSNSHEINIFDEEEHEQRVAWVSADPCPPSVPLGVKFSVTDIADALFYIYRGMHFFDDSPEYFEPVPLSRLRVWSQLPYNRETVARIVRHVQSRGQIHLVGGMWEDVANRIIHLVQGNKLTYQDDRHLEDLKLQFQLCDFLPLPNPPTPVGIFAGWSEVPPVVCLVLKIPASANELKVLKDYGESIQPRLTCIIRKSANDNKPQMFSSLHAVWGTLVPSEDAYSIEPDRSGQETNGSSDMIVSFWISSALIAGNETTVSLAFRYTSLSHRLYHRSLGHDLDIFKAQVKDQKHVLVLRSRPMQAPFKQSLPLLPAPPPPSSNATCESRLDVTDPEEKISLAGGAKVSMQLEGPCRLRLSIGDYTHAVSIPFPAKESDIRLRIARKSSYIEAVTTPYQPWYAGGYPPSPFPILSNPPRPWNVHHIPLDKLPLIELSDTEAMETYILPHMALQHSDRERKIMFDPNYVPRDHIHALKVGINILIHDYIGFKFRGPPFEVFALRPVGSGVQMVLLVGGMRSDSSGGTIVLDTAVIPVTNENKSMVLPLLDPIGESGVLIMSVDVQHGEMGAWKQYLAACIERVRTWTHKPECEYQAAGQAPISLQDGEDSICACGNGIGFEGKEWIPPEAPKWQQLLPYATRAGVSPIFSVPYLEIVGGEVFKDTGTLVGIMLKEYGNRVQNELEQPAQGTTDTQVMGEYVPRTSSATRNETTLQSVEQSHLPNVESLTLHETNESELS